A window of Dehalogenimonas sp. WBC-2 genomic DNA:
TGCTAAAATGTTTTTGACCGTCCTGCCCGTCCCAGGTACGTGACTTCAATCGGCCTTCCACATAAACCAACTTGCCTTTTCCCAGCATTTGGTTACACTGTTCAGCTAATTTATCCCAGGCGGTCACATTGAACCACTCGGTTTCTTTCTTGCGTTCGCCTTCTGAAGTGTTGGTAATCCAGTTGGTGGCCACGCTGAAGGATGTTACCGGATGACCGCTGGGGGTGAAACGCATTTCTGGTTCACCACCCACATTACCTATAATAATGATTTTATTTAGACTGACCATGGATAACTCCAAAACAAATTTAGACAGTTCAGCTTTCCTGTAAGACCACCATATCTCTTAAAACATCTTCCGAAATACGCAGGTCCCCGGTAATCTTCTTAATCAGTGAAGAAGCGGCGCTGAATTTGAAAAGAACATAGATTCCTTCAAGTTGATGTTTTATTGGGTAAGCCAGCTTACGCTTGCCCCACATGTCTACAGCACCAACGGCTCCGCCACTAGCGTTTACCATGGAGGTTAAATGA
This region includes:
- the rpsF gene encoding 30S ribosomal protein S6 translates to MWGKRKLAYPIKHQLEGIYVLFKFSAASSLIKKITGDLRISEDVLRDMVVLQES
- a CDS encoding single-stranded DNA-binding protein, which codes for MVSLNKIIIIGNVGGEPEMRFTPSGHPVTSFSVATNWITNTSEGERKKETEWFNVTAWDKLAEQCNQMLGKGKLVYVEGRLKSRTWDGQDGQKHFSIDIVANKVLFLDRAPVTAGDNSSGDVSGEIAPEDLPF